The sequence TCAGCCGTGGCCACTGGGCCTTCATCCGTCTGCTCCTCAATGGCAGCCATCTCGGCCACCCGTCCCTCTTTCATTTTGAAGGACTCCATCAACCGCATGAGCTGTTGGGATTGGGCCGCGAGGGTCTGGCAGGCTGCGGCCGATTCCTCGACCAGCGCCGCATTCTGCTGAGTCGTCTCGTCCATCTGCATGATGGCCTTGTTCGTCTGCTCGATCCCGGTCGTCTGTTCCTGCGACGCCGCCGAGATTTCCGAGACGATGTCGGCCACCCGCTTGACTGAGCTGACGATCTCCTCCAGCGTCTTGCCGCACTGTGAGACCAAGCCGCTGCCATCCGAGACTTTCTGGACCGATTCGTTGATCAGCCCCTTAATCTCCTTGGCCGCCGTGGCGGAGCGCTGCGCCAGATTCCGCACTTCCGCCGCCACCACCGCAAAGCCACGTCCTTGCTCACCGGCCCGCGCCGCTTCCACGGCTGCATTCAAGGCCAATAAGTTCGTCTGGAAGGCGATTTCGTCGATCACGGTGATGATGTCCGCAATCTTCTTGCTGCTCTTGTTGATCTCGTCCATCGCCACGATGGCCTTGGTTGTCACTTGGCCACCCTGCTCGGCGACATCGCGGGCCGCGGCCGCCAATTGGTTGGCTTGCTTGGCGTTGTCCGCATTCTGCTTGACCGTAGACGTCATCTCCTCCATCGCGCTGGAGGTCTCCTCCAAGGCCGAGGCCTGTTCGGACGTCCGTTGGGAGAGATCCTCCGTGCCCTGGCTGATCTCCCCAGAGCCGGTCGAGACGCTCTCTGTCGCCGTCTTGACCGCTCCGACGACCTTGGTCAAGCGGTCCACGAGCGCATCGAGCATTGTATTGATGCCTTCGGCCAGAGACCGGTAGAAGCCCTCGAAGTTTTCAGCGGGGGCCCGCTCCGAAAGCCTGCCGTCCACCGCCGCGCTGATGAGGCGCTGCACCTCGTTCTGCGCCTGTTTCTGGGCTGTGATGTCCGCCCATTCCAGCGTATTACCGAGATACTCGCCGGTCTGGGATACGATGGCGGAAACGGTGAGGCTCAGCGTCAGGGGCCCCAGCTTGATTTCGGCCTGGTGCGGCAAGTTTTTGGGGTCCTCCAGAATCCGCCGTTGATGCGAGGGCACCTTGTGGAATGAATCGATGCAGGTGCCTACCAGCTTATTCGTATCGAAGGCGGGCAGGACCTTTCGAATTTCGGTTTCCAGGGTCCTTAGTTTCTTGATGGCGGTGTTGTTGACGTAGGTAACAATCAAGTTCCGATCGCACATGAGCACGTTGGAATTGGCGTCATCGAGCGACGTCCTGACGACGAACATTTCCTTTTCCATCTTCCGCTTTTCAGTGACGTCTTCCCACTCGAGCGTGTTCCCCAAATAGTCTCCGGTCTGCGACGTGATGGCGCTCACGGTCAGGTTGAGCGTCAGGGGTCCGAGTTGAATGTCGGCTTTGTAGGGGAGATTCGCTGGATTATCGAGGATCCGGCGCTGCTTGCTCGGGTCTTTATGAAATCCATCGATACACGTCCCCACGATGGCATCGGCGTTGAAGCTGGGCAGCACCTTCTTGATTTCTGTTTCGAGGTCTTTGAGCTTCTTCTGGGCGGTCTTATTAATGTAGGTAATGACCAGGTTCCGGTCGCACATCAGCACATTGGTTTGGGAATTATCGAGTGCCGTCATGCAGAGCATGCCCATGTCCGGCCCCGTTGCAACGCCTTTTGTCTTGCTCTTGCTCTTGCTCATTGTCCGTCTCCCTTGTGTAGAGTGTGCCCGCTGGGCTCCAGCAAGCATGATGGTTTTGATGGCTCCGTATGCATCGATCCAGGCCTGTTTCACCCCAGGCGTCCACGCTGGTCCGGCAAATTCCTGCAGCACAGCAAGAAGGTTCTCACCTACCGCATCGTAGTGGGTCGGCTCGGCTCCATACGTCACATGCCGAGCCCCCAGGTCTTGTAAGGCCTTGGTCAACTTATCGGGGTGGCGGAGGTTTTGAATGACGAGTACGAGTGAGGCCAGTAATTTCTTTTTCTGCGCCTTCATCGAGCTCTGTTTGAACAGCGGCTTGACGGCCGGATACTTCTGGAACAGCCGCTCATAGAACCGGGTGACCAGCTTCTCTCCCTGCGGGGCCACCAATTTGAAACTGCTTTCTAAAACATCAACGTTTAGACTCATGATCTATGCTCCTTTAAGCCGTAAGAGTCTGGCTCGCCGCCACAGCCGTTTGAGCGATGTCCTCCGTGGATAGCACTCGGTCGATATCCAGGAGCGTGATGAGCTTGTCTCCCGATTGGGCGATGCTATAAATAAAGCTGGTATCCACTTTCGCTCCAAAGTTTGGGGCGGGCTGAAGCTCTTTCGCGGCGATGTCCAGGACATCCGAGACGGCATCCACGACCACGCCCATCACGTGGTCTTTCACCACCACGACGACGATGACGGTGAACATGGTGGCGTTGACCTGCTCCATCCCGAACTTGGCGCGCAGGTCTACGATCGGGACAATTGACCCGCGCAGATTCAGG is a genomic window of Nitrospira sp. containing:
- a CDS encoding chemotaxis protein CheW: MATALDTTASVSDQQIRLASEGNQYLTFVLGEEHYGVDILRVQEIKGYTAVTRIPNTPAFIKGVLNLRGSIVPIVDLRAKFGMEQVNATMFTVIVVVVVKDHVMGVVVDAVSDVLDIAAKELQPAPNFGAKVDTSFIYSIAQSGDKLITLLDIDRVLSTEDIAQTAVAASQTLTA
- a CDS encoding methyl-accepting chemotaxis protein, which codes for MSLNVDVLESSFKLVAPQGEKLVTRFYERLFQKYPAVKPLFKQSSMKAQKKKLLASLVLVIQNLRHPDKLTKALQDLGARHVTYGAEPTHYDAVGENLLAVLQEFAGPAWTPGVKQAWIDAYGAIKTIMLAGAQRAHSTQGRRTMSKSKSKTKGVATGPDMGMLCMTALDNSQTNVLMCDRNLVITYINKTAQKKLKDLETEIKKVLPSFNADAIVGTCIDGFHKDPSKQRRILDNPANLPYKADIQLGPLTLNLTVSAITSQTGDYLGNTLEWEDVTEKRKMEKEMFVVRTSLDDANSNVLMCDRNLIVTYVNNTAIKKLRTLETEIRKVLPAFDTNKLVGTCIDSFHKVPSHQRRILEDPKNLPHQAEIKLGPLTLSLTVSAIVSQTGEYLGNTLEWADITAQKQAQNEVQRLISAAVDGRLSERAPAENFEGFYRSLAEGINTMLDALVDRLTKVVGAVKTATESVSTGSGEISQGTEDLSQRTSEQASALEETSSAMEEMTSTVKQNADNAKQANQLAAAARDVAEQGGQVTTKAIVAMDEINKSSKKIADIITVIDEIAFQTNLLALNAAVEAARAGEQGRGFAVVAAEVRNLAQRSATAAKEIKGLINESVQKVSDGSGLVSQCGKTLEEIVSSVKRVADIVSEISAASQEQTTGIEQTNKAIMQMDETTQQNAALVEESAAACQTLAAQSQQLMRLMESFKMKEGRVAEMAAIEEQTDEGPVATAEGKVAKKLNPRAHVSRPQVAPRRPGTPATVGVGVSKPERNGHHAKQDGFDEF